CGCCCTCACGCGGCGCGTGCCCATCAAGGCGGTGCACGTCTTGGCGGCGCTGATCTTCGCGGTGCTGGGGGTGCTCGCGTTGCTCGGGGTGGGGTCGTCGTTCGTTGGCGGATGAGGGGTCGGTACCTTCCTCTTTTCCGCCCAGCGCAGTCCTGCGCAGACGTGAAACGAGGCCCGCTGGGGGCCTCGTTTCATTGTTCTGGAGCGGGTGAAGGGAATCGAACCCTCGTATGAAGCTTGGGAAGCTGCCGTTCTGCCATTGAACTACACCCGCGAGGCCTAGGAGTGTAAGCGATGGCGGGTGGCTCAGGCGATGAAGACGCGATGGGCCATCCAGTACAGGCCGGCGGCCAGCGCCATGGACACCGGCAGTGTCAGGACCCACGCAATCAGGATGCTGCTGATGGTCTTGCTTTGCAGGCCACTGCGGTTGGCCACCATGGTGCCGGCCACGCCGGACGAGAGCACGTGGGTGGTCGATACCGGTAGCGAGAACACGTTGGCCATGCCGATGGCCATGGCGGCGGTCACCTGCGCGCTCATGCCCTGGGAGTAGGTCATGCCCTGCTTGCCGATCTTTTCACCCACGGTCTTGACCACACGTTTCCAGCCGATCATGGTGCCGATGCCCAGCGCAAGGGCCACCGCAATCACCACCCAGAAAGGGGCGTATTCGGTGGACGCGGTGAGGTCCTTGCGCAGGCGCGCGAGATCGCGCTTTTCTTCCGCGGGCAGGTAGGCCAGGCGGGACACCTTGCGAGCCGTGTCGTCCAGGCACAGGATGTAGCGGCGGATGTCCACGCGGGTACGGGGGGCAAGGGTGGTGTAACTGGTCACGCCAACCAGACCGCGCTGCAGTGCGGCGATGGTGATTTCGGTCTGGTGCGGGTCGCAGCGGAATTTCGCGGGCAGTTCGCTGCCGTTCGCCTTGCCCAGCGCAAGGTACGTGGACAGCGTGGCGTTGTTGCGCTGGTAAAAATCGCTGAGGTACACGGCGGCGTCCCGCGTGCGGTCGATCTCGTATTTGCTGCTGCTCAGGTCGAGCACGAAATAGGAAGGCACGATGCCGATCAGCACCAGCATGATCAGGCCGATGCCCTTCTGTCCGTCGTTGGAGCCGTGCACAAAGCTCACGCCCAGCGCCGAGAGCACCAGTACCATGCGGCTCCAGAAAGGGGGGTGTTTCTTGCCCACGTCTTCCATCCGCTTTTCGGGCGTCTTGTGCATGGTCGATCGCGGTTTCCACCATTTCAGTACCACCAGGATCAGGCCCGCCACCAGGAAACCCGCCAGGGGCGACAGGACCAGCGAAATCGCGATGTCGATCGCCTTCTGCCAGTTCACGCCTTGCGACAGCTCGATGTCTGTGATCAGGGCATTGGCCATGCCCACACCCAGGATGGAGCCGATGAGGGTGTGTGAACTGGACGCGGGAATGCCGAGGAACCAGGTCCCCAGGTTCCAGGCGATGGCTGCGGTCAGCAGCGAGAACACCATGGCCAGGCCCCGGCCGGAGTCCACGTCGATCAGCAACTCGACCGGCAGGAGGTGCACGATGGCGTAAGCCACGCCCACGCCACCCAGCAGCACGCCGAGGAAGTTGAACACGCCGGAAGAAAAGACCGCCACCGAGGGTGGCATGGCCCGGGTGTAGATCACGGTTGCCACCGCGTTGGCGGTGTCGTGGAATCCGTTGATGAATTCAAAGGCGAGAACGAACAGCAGGGCCACCAGCAGGCTGATGAGGAGCCAGGGTTCGAGGCTTCCGAGCATGGAGATCATGAATAGGGGGGCGAATGCGCAAAGAGGCTGCCATGGATGGCAGCCTCTTTACAGTGATGTGAAAGTTTTGTGACAACCCGGATTTTCGCTCATTCAGGAACAGGGCCCCGGCCCAGGACATGAACACGGCGCGCCTCGGCTGATCCGCCGGGGGTTGAACTACGCCCGCGATATCGGTTCGAACAATCACGCACGGGCGTGGTGCCGGTTTGAGCGGCTGTTTGTGTTCCCGGGAACACCCGCGCAGACCGCCTCGATGACCGATCAGGCGTCTATCTCACAGATCTTTCAAGGAGTTGCATATGCGTTTCCCTGCACAAATGGTTCTCGTTGGCGCGCTCACAGCGGCGCTCGTCGGATGCGGCGCAACGGGTGGTCCGAAAGAGACCGGTGGCACGGTCATTGGCGGCGTGCTCGGCGGCGCCCTGGGGTCGCAGGTGGGTGGTGGGCGGGGGCGCACGGCGGCCACGATTGTGGGCGCCCTGATCGGCGCCAACATCGGCGCCAACGTCGGGCGTTCCATGGACGACAACGACCGGCGGCGCACGGCCTATGCCCTGGAAACCTCCAGCACGGGCCAGCCGACCCAGTGGGTCAACCCCGATACCCGCAACCAGTACACCGTGACGCCCACACGCACCTATGAGTCGGCGGGCGCACCCTGTCGCGAATACACGATGCGGGCGGTGGTGGGTGGACGTCCCGACGACGTGTATGGCCGGGCCTGCCGGCAACCCGATGGCAGCTGGCAGGTGGTGAACTGAACGGCGCCGGAGATACCGATCTCCCCTCTGTGACCGATCGACTCCGGAGCGCGCATCACCGCGAACGGAAGCGCCTCCGCCCAGAAGCGACAAGGGTCCGGCTCCGCCGGCCCAAGGCGCTGTCCCCCTCCCAGCCGAAGGCGCAAGAGAGGGGGAAACCGCGTCAGCGGCGCAGGGGGAGCGTTCTATTTCTGGATGTCGCCCAGGCAGAGGTACTTGATCTCGACGTAGTCGTCCATGCCGTGGTGCGAGCCCTCGCGGCCCAGGCCCGATTGCTTCACGCCGCCGAACGGCACGTGTTCGGTGGCCAGGATGCCGACGTTGATGCCGACCATGCCGTATTCCAGCGCTTCGGCCACGCGGTAGATGCGGCCGATGTCGCGGCTGTAGAAATAGCTGGCGAGGCCGAACTCGGTGTTGTTCGCGGCGTCAATCGCTTCCTGCTCGGTCTTGAACTTGAACACCGGCGCGAAGGGGCCGAAGGTTTCCTCGCGGGCGCAGAGCATGTCTGAGGTGGCGTCGGCCACCACGGTGGGTTCGAAGAACTGGCCGCTCAGGCGGTTGCCGCCGACCAGAACCCGGCCACCCTTGGCGCGGGCGTCGTCCACGTGGCGCTGCACCTTCTCCAGCGCAGCTTCCTCGATCAGCGGACCCTGGTTCACGCCGTCTTCAAAACCGTTGCCGACCTTGGCGGTCTTGACCTTGGCGGCGAACTTGGCGACGAACTCGTCGTACACGCCTTCTTGCACATAGAGGCGGTTGGAGCAGACGCAGGTCTGGCCGGCGTTGCGGTACTTGCTGGCGAACGCACCTTCGACCGCCGAGTCGATGTCGGCGTCGTTGAACACGATGAAGGGCGCGTTGCCGCCGAGTTCCAGCGACATCTTTTTCACCGTGGGCGCGCTCTGCGCCATCAGGATGCGGCCGACTTCGGTGGAGCCGGTGAAGCTGATGTGGCGCACCACGTCGGAGGCGCAGATGACCTTGCCCACGGCGATGGAGTTGGACGCATCGGCGGTGATCATGTTGAGCACGCCGGCCGGGATGCCGGCGCGGATGGCCAGCTCGGCCGCGGCCAGCGCGGTCAGCGGCGTGAGTTCGGCGGGCTTGATGATCACCGGGCAGCCGGCCGCCAGCGCGGGCGCGACCTTGCGCGTGATCATGGCCAGCGGGAAGTTCCAGGGCGTGATGGCCGCGCAGACGCCGATCGGCTGCTTGAGCACCATCAGGCGTCGGTTGTTGTCGAACTGCGGCAGGGTCTCGCCGTTGACGCGCTTGGCCTCTTCGGCGAACCACTCGACGAAGCTGGCGCCGTAGGCGACTTCGCCCTTGGCTTCCGGCAGGGGCTTGCCCTGCTCGGCGGTCATGATGCGGCCCAGGTCGTCCTGGTTGGCCATCAACAGGTCGTACCACTTGCGCAGAATGATGCTGCGCTCCTTGGCGGTCTTGGTTTTCCAGCCGGCCCACGCGGCGTTGGCGGCGGCAATGGCCTTTTCGGCATCGGCCGGGCCGAGGTTGGCCACATCGGCCAGCTTCTGGCCGGTGGCCGGGTCGAGCACGTCAAAGCGGCTGCTGCCCTTGACCCACTCGCCGTTGATCAGCGCGTCGGTTTTCAGCAGGGTCGGGTCCTTGAGCAGGGCCAGGGGGGAAGTCTTCATGTCCATAGGGTCTCCTTGGATGGGTTGGGAGGAATTTTATTTAACTTATTAAACAATTGCGGCCGGAGGGTGATGCGGCGCCTCCGGCTTCGCGGGGTCTGGATCGGGATTCACTTCAGCAGCTCGGCCAGCTTCTTTTCGATCTGCGCACCGTTGCTCACCCAGTATGATGGGCTGAAAGCCAGCGAGCGACGCAGGTTGCCGGGGGCCGAGGGCAGGTCGCTGGGCGCCATCGACAGGTCGATCAGGTGCTTGTCGTCGAGCACTCGCTTGCGGCCGGTGTCGTAAGCGAGGATCGCGTTGTAGTTGGTCGGGCCGTAGGTGATCTCGCGCGAGAAGGCCAGTTGCGCCGGGTCCGACGTCGCGAAGTTCACGAAGGCGCGCGCCCGGTCGGCACGGGGCGAGCCCTTGACGATGGCCCAGTAGTCGAGGTCGTAGATCGCGTCGTTCCAGGCGATGGTCAGGCCATCAGCACCGTCGGCCACGGCGGCCGAGATGCGCCCGTTGTAGGCCGTGCTCATGACCCATTCGCCGCTGGCCAGCGCCTTGGGCGGTTGTGAGCCCGATTCCCACCAGACGATGTGGGGCTTGAGCTGCTGCAACTTGTTGAGCGCACGCTGCAGGCCGGCCTCGGTGCCCAGCGTGGCGTAGACGTCGCGGCGGTGCACACCGTCGGCCATCAACGCGAATTCGAGGTTGTAGCGGGCGCCCTTGCGCATGCCGCGCTTGCCCGGAAATCTCTTGACGTCCCAGAAATCGACCCAGCCGGTCGGTGCGGTCTTCAGCGTCGCGCTGTTGTAGGCCAGCACGGTCGACCAGACGAAAGCGCCGACACCGCAGGCCTGCACGCTGCCGGGCATGAGCATCGACGCGTTCTTGACCTGGGCCTTGTCGAAGGGCTCGAACAGACCTTCCTTGCAGCCCACGGTCAGTTCCGACGACTCCACCTCGACCACGTCCCAGGTGGGCTTCCTGGCCTGCACCATCTTGCGCACCGCGCCGAGGTCGCCGTCGTACTCCACGCCCTGGGCGGCCGAGTTCGATTCACGGGCAAAGGGTTTGAGGAACGCGACTTCCTGGGCCTTGCCGTTGGCGCCGCCGAAATTGGCGACCACCAGGGGTGCCGTCTGGGCCGATGCCATCACGGGGAGTGCGAGGGCCAGCAGAAAAAGGCGTGGGGATGGCATGGTGATGGGGCTTCGGCGGCGTCCGCCATGGGGCTTCAGGTCCGCCGGATGAATCTGGTCGGGTGGTGGGGCGACGGCAGGCGTTCAGCGCATTTCGATTTCCACGAACACGACTTCGTGTTGCGTGGGGTTGATGACGTTGTGTTCCACGCCGACGTTGCGCGTGTAGGACTGTCCCGGTGTCAATGGCGACGTGCGGTGGCCTTCTGGGGTTTCCAGCAGCAGTTCGCCACCGGTCATGGGGACGACCACATAGTCGTGCGCGTGGCGGTGCCAGCCGGTTTCCGCGCCGGGTGCGAACCGCCACTCGGTGACGATGACGCGTTCATTGGAAATCTGCACGGTGGGGACGGCCTGGGGGCGACTCATGGGGTCTTCCTTGTGACAACGGGGATTCAGCGGTAGGCCACGCCGGGCAACACGCAGAGCATTTCAAACAGCAGGTTGGCGCCCAGCAGCGCGGTGTTGCCGCTGGTGTCATAGGCCGGAGAAACTTCGACCAGGTCGCAGCCCACCAGGTTCAGGCCGCGGCAGCCGCGCACGATCTCCAGCGCCTGCGGCACGTTCAGGCCACCGATCTCGGGCGTGCCGGTGCCGCCGGCGTAGGCCGGGTCGATGCCGTCGATGTCGAAGCTCAGGTAGGTGGGCGTGTCGGGGCCGATCCTGTCGCGGATCTGCGCCATCAATGGCGCCAGGCTGGTCCACCAGACCTCGTGCGCGGGCACGATGGTGAAGCCCTGCTGGCGCGGCCAGTCGAAATCGTCGGCCGAATAACCGCTGCCGCGCAAGCCGATCTGCCAGACCTTGTCGCCGACCAGCAGGCCTTCTTCCACCGCACGGCGAAACGGTGTGCCGTGGGCGATGGCCTCGCCGAACATGTCGGGGTTCACGTCGGCGTGGGCGTCCACGTGGATCATCGCCACCGGGCCGTGTGTCGCTTTCATGGCGCGCAGGATGGGCAGGGCGATCGTGTGGTCGCCGCCCAGCGTGAGCGGGATGCAGCCGGCCTCGATGATGGGGCGGTAGTGCTGCTCGATGAGGTCCACCGACTTCAGCAGGTTGTAGGTGTTGATGGCCACGTCGCCGAGGTCGGCCACCTGCAGCGCGTCGAAGGGCGCGGCGCCGGTCGCCATGTTGTAGGGGCGGATCAGGCAGGACTCGGCGCGGATCTGGCGCGGGCCGAAGCGCGCGCCCGGGCGGTGGCTGGTGCCGGTGTCCAGGGGCACGCCGATGAAGCCGGCGTTCAGGCCGTGGGCACTGGTTGCGACCGGCAGCCGCATCATGCTGGCCAGGCCACCGAAACGCGGCATGACGTTGCCGCCCAGCGGCTGGTTGAAATGGGTGGGATGGGGCATATGCGGTGTCTTCACCAGCACGCGCCGTGGAACCGGCTTTGCCGGGCCACTGGTGCGGTCTCCCTGAAGGGGGAAGACGCGAAGCGGCGCAGGGGGTGTTTCATGTTCGGGGGCGTGTCAGCTGGTAATCCAGATGGGCCTTCACCGTCGGCCACTCGGTCGCGACGATGCTGTAAACGCAGGTGTCGCGCAGCGCGCCCTGCGCGTCGGGGTGGCGGTTGATCTGGTGCGATCGCAGCACGCCGTCCAGTTTGGCGCCCAGGCGCTCGATGCCGCGCCGGCTCTGGTGGTTGAAGAAGTGGGTGCGGAACTCCACCGCGATGCAGTCCAGCGTCTCGAACGCGTGGGTCAACAGCAGGCGCTTGCACTCGGTGTTGAGCGGGCTGCGCTGCACGGCGGTGCGGTACCAGGTGGAGCCGATCTCGACCCGGCGGTTGGCGGCGTCGATGTTCATGAAGGTGGTCATGCCGACCGCTTTGCCGCTGGCGTCCAGCACCGCGAACGGCAGCATGCTGCCGGTTTTCTGCAGGCCCAGGCGGCGTTCGATTTCGGCGGCCATGCCCTCGGGTGTGGGGACGCTGGTGTACCAGAGCTTCCAGAGTTCGCCGTCGCGCACGGCCTCGACCAGGTCGTCGTGGTGGGCGGGGCGCAAGGGCACCAGCTGGGCGTGCTGGCCGGTCAGGGTGGTGTCGGTGGTGAAGGTCATGGGGGAGGATTTTGAGGGGTGCTGGCCGGTTGCTCAGTAGGGGCCCTGGCGCCTGGCGGTGGCGTCATCCAGGGCAAAGAAGCCACAGAGCTCGGCGTCTGGAATCTGCTGTTCAGCGTAGTCGAACCGCCCGTGTTCCAGCATGGTCCGTGCGGCTCGGCGCACCAGTCCGAGGCTGGCGCGCGCGAGGCTGCCCCCGACGCTGATGCGCCGCACGCCCAGGCCGCGCAGGTCCGCCACCGTCAACGAAGACGAGGCCAATCCCATCACGGCATTGACCGGCGCGGCCACTTCGTGGACCAGTCGTTCGATGTCAGCGGCGGTCGTCAGGCCTGGAACAAAGACGCAATCCGCGCCCGCCTCCACGAAGGCCTGGCACCGTTCGATGGCCTGCGGCAGGGCCTGTGCACCACCGGTCAGGCAGGTGTCTGTCCTCGCGGTGAGCGTGAACCAGGGGCTTGCGGCGCGTGCCGCGCGAATGCGGTCAACGGCGAGTGCCAGGTCGTACAGACCGGTTGGGCTGTCGGGGCTGGCATCCTCGATGTTGCCGCCAACGGCGCCGGCCTGGATGGCCATGGCAACGGTTTGCGCCACCTCGTCCGGGCCGGTACCGAAGCCCGCCTCCAGGTCGGCGCTGACGGGCACCGAAACCGATGAGGCGATGCGGTGCACGGCGTCCATCATCTCGGCGCGACCGAGGGCCTCCGCGCCGTCCGGAAGCCCGCGTGAAAACGCGATGCCGGCGCTGGTGGTGCCCAGTGCCGAGAACCCCTGGGCCGACAGGATGCGGGCGCTGCCCGCGTCCCAGGCATTGGGCATCAGGAAGCAGCCGCTGTTCCCATGCAGATTCCTGAAAGCGGTGGCCTTTTCTGCGGTGTTCATGGATCGAGCCCCAGGGGGCCTTTCACTTGCGGCGCCCGCGCAGCCACTCCAGCGTGAGCATGAGCGCGGTGGTGAACAGGATCAGCAACGTGGCAACGGCGGCGATGGTGGGCGAGATGTTTTCGCGGATGCCGGTGAACATCTGGCGCGGCAGCGTGACCTGCTCGGGGCCGGCGAGGAACAGTGTGACCACGACCTCGTCGAACGAGGTGGCGAACGCGAACAACGCGCCCGAGATCACCCCGGGCGCGATGACCGGCAGCGTGACGCGGAAGAAGGTTTCCAGCGGGCTCGCGCCCAGGCTCAGGCTGGCCTTGACCAGGTTGTGGTTGAAGCTCTGCAGCGTGGCCAGCACGGTGGTGACCACGAAGGGCGCACCCAGCGCCGCGTGCACGATCACCAGGCCCAGATAGGTGTCGTTCAGGCCCCATCTGGCGAAGTACAGGTAGCTGCTCACGCCGACCACCACGATCGGCACCACCATGGGCGCGATCAGCAGGCCGGTGATGAATCCCTTGCCGAAGAACCGGCTTTGCGACAGCCCCACGGCGGCGAGCGTGCCCAGTACCGTGGCGAGCAGGGTGGCCAGTGGGGCCACGATGAAGCTGTTGCGGGTGGCACGCGCCCAGTCGGACGAATTCCACATCTCGCGGTACCACTGCAGCGACCAGCCTTCGATGGGGTAGGCCAGAAAGGACGAGTCGCTGAACGACAGCGGAATGATCACCACCACCGGCAACAGCAGGTAGGCCAGCACGGCGATGCCGGTGCCGCGCAGGGCAAACCAGCCGAGCTTGTCGAGCAGCTTGTAGTAGGCGGGGAAGACGGGCAGGAGTTTCATGGCGGATGGCTTTCAACCCAGGCTCAGTTCGGCCTTTGAGACCTTGCGGTAGAGCACGTACAGCACCATGGTGGCCGTCAGCAGCACGCCACCGAGCGCGCAGGCCATGCCCCAGTTGACTTCGACGTTGGTGTACTGCGCCACGTAGTAGCTCAGCATCTGGTCGCCCGGGCCACCGAGCAGGGCGGGGGTGACGTAGTAGCCGATGCTGGTGATGAAGACCAGCAGACCACCGGCGGCCACGCCGGGGTAGGTCTGCGGCAGGTAGACGCGGAAGAACGCCGCCAGCGGCGGGCTGCCCAGCGACACGGCGGCCCGCAGGTAGTTGGAGGGCACCGATTTCATGACGCTGTACAGCGGCAGGATGGCAAAGGGCAGCAGGATGTGCACCATGGCGACGATCACACCCAGGCGATTGAACAGCAGGGGAATGGGCGCATCGGTGGCGCCCAGCCAGATCAGGAACCGGTTGACCAGGCCGTTGTTCTGCAGCAGCACGATCCAGGCCGCGATGCGCACCAGCACCGAGGTCCAGAACGGCAGCAGCACCAGGATCAGCAGCACGTTGGCTTTGCGCTCGGAGAGCGTGGAGAGCCAGTAGGCGAGCGGGTAGGCCATCAACAGGGCGATCACCGTGACGATGGCGCTGATCTGGAAGGTGCGGCCCAGGATGTCGCTGAAGGCGGCTTCGCCGGCGCCCACGCGTTCGATGTCGCCTTGCGCGTTGCGCTTGAAGTCGATCGCGGTCAGCAGGTAGTCGGGTGTCCAGCGCGAGCTGTTCTTGGCGATGGTCTGCCAGTAGGGCAATTCTTCCCAGCGCGCGTCGTGTTCGATCAGTTTGGCGCGGGCTTCGTCCGGGCCCAGGTTGTCGCCCAGGGGCAGGGCGCGGTAGGTGCCCATAACCAGCGAGCGTGCGCCGGCCACTTCGCTGTTGAGGCGGCGGGCCAGCACGCCGGCCTGCGCGGTCTCTTCAATGGCCGAGAGGTCGGCCAGCACCGCTGCGTAGGCAGCGGCGGGGGGCGGGCTGTTGCGGTCCCAGTCGGCCAGCGCCTGCCCCGTGCGGGGCAGGGCGTCGGCCACTTCCGGGTTTTCAACCGCCCGCACGAGCAGTGACGCCAGCGGAACCAGAAAGAACACCAGCAAAAACGCCAGCAGCGGCAGCGTGAGCGCCAGTGCGCGCAGCTTCTTGCGCCGATCGGCCCGGCGCAACTGCCGGGCCAGGCTGCCGGTGCCGCCAGCCCCGGCGCTGCCGGGTGCCGGCCCGGACGGGAGCGTGCCGGCCAATGGCTGGGTGGTTCCGCTGTTCGCCATCACTGCGCGGCCCAGGCGGAGAAGCGCTTCTCCAGGGCTTCACCCTGGTCGGCCCAGAAGCCGATGCCGAACTGCAGCGCGTCCTTGCTGTTGGCCGGCGAGGTGGGCAGCATGCCCAGCACCTTGGCGTCGAGCTTGGTCAGGGCCTTGTTGTTGGTCGGGCCGTAGCTGATGTTCTTGGCGTATTCGGCCTGCGCGTCGGGCGAGCTGGCCATG
This Hydrogenophaga taeniospiralis DNA region includes the following protein-coding sequences:
- a CDS encoding ABC transporter permease, with the translated sequence MKLLPVFPAYYKLLDKLGWFALRGTGIAVLAYLLLPVVVIIPLSFSDSSFLAYPIEGWSLQWYREMWNSSDWARATRNSFIVAPLATLLATVLGTLAAVGLSQSRFFGKGFITGLLIAPMVVPIVVVGVSSYLYFARWGLNDTYLGLVIVHAALGAPFVVTTVLATLQSFNHNLVKASLSLGASPLETFFRVTLPVIAPGVISGALFAFATSFDEVVVTLFLAGPEQVTLPRQMFTGIRENISPTIAAVATLLILFTTALMLTLEWLRGRRK
- a CDS encoding NAD-dependent succinate-semialdehyde dehydrogenase; this translates as MDMKTSPLALLKDPTLLKTDALINGEWVKGSSRFDVLDPATGQKLADVANLGPADAEKAIAAANAAWAGWKTKTAKERSIILRKWYDLLMANQDDLGRIMTAEQGKPLPEAKGEVAYGASFVEWFAEEAKRVNGETLPQFDNNRRLMVLKQPIGVCAAITPWNFPLAMITRKVAPALAAGCPVIIKPAELTPLTALAAAELAIRAGIPAGVLNMITADASNSIAVGKVICASDVVRHISFTGSTEVGRILMAQSAPTVKKMSLELGGNAPFIVFNDADIDSAVEGAFASKYRNAGQTCVCSNRLYVQEGVYDEFVAKFAAKVKTAKVGNGFEDGVNQGPLIEEAALEKVQRHVDDARAKGGRVLVGGNRLSGQFFEPTVVADATSDMLCAREETFGPFAPVFKFKTEQEAIDAANNTEFGLASYFYSRDIGRIYRVAEALEYGMVGINVGILATEHVPFGGVKQSGLGREGSHHGMDDYVEIKYLCLGDIQK
- a CDS encoding ABC transporter permease encodes the protein MANSGTTQPLAGTLPSGPAPGSAGAGGTGSLARQLRRADRRKKLRALALTLPLLAFLLVFFLVPLASLLVRAVENPEVADALPRTGQALADWDRNSPPPAAAYAAVLADLSAIEETAQAGVLARRLNSEVAGARSLVMGTYRALPLGDNLGPDEARAKLIEHDARWEELPYWQTIAKNSSRWTPDYLLTAIDFKRNAQGDIERVGAGEAAFSDILGRTFQISAIVTVIALLMAYPLAYWLSTLSERKANVLLILVLLPFWTSVLVRIAAWIVLLQNNGLVNRFLIWLGATDAPIPLLFNRLGVIVAMVHILLPFAILPLYSVMKSVPSNYLRAAVSLGSPPLAAFFRVYLPQTYPGVAAGGLLVFITSIGYYVTPALLGGPGDQMLSYYVAQYTNVEVNWGMACALGGVLLTATMVLYVLYRKVSKAELSLG
- a CDS encoding cupin domain-containing protein, which codes for MSRPQAVPTVQISNERVIVTEWRFAPGAETGWHRHAHDYVVVPMTGGELLLETPEGHRTSPLTPGQSYTRNVGVEHNVINPTQHEVVFVEIEMR
- a CDS encoding RT0821/Lpp0805 family surface protein, yielding MRFPAQMVLVGALTAALVGCGATGGPKETGGTVIGGVLGGALGSQVGGGRGRTAATIVGALIGANIGANVGRSMDDNDRRRTAYALETSSTGQPTQWVNPDTRNQYTVTPTRTYESAGAPCREYTMRAVVGGRPDDVYGRACRQPDGSWQVVN
- the speB gene encoding agmatinase, with amino-acid sequence MPHPTHFNQPLGGNVMPRFGGLASMMRLPVATSAHGLNAGFIGVPLDTGTSHRPGARFGPRQIRAESCLIRPYNMATGAAPFDALQVADLGDVAINTYNLLKSVDLIEQHYRPIIEAGCIPLTLGGDHTIALPILRAMKATHGPVAMIHVDAHADVNPDMFGEAIAHGTPFRRAVEEGLLVGDKVWQIGLRGSGYSADDFDWPRQQGFTIVPAHEVWWTSLAPLMAQIRDRIGPDTPTYLSFDIDGIDPAYAGGTGTPEIGGLNVPQALEIVRGCRGLNLVGCDLVEVSPAYDTSGNTALLGANLLFEMLCVLPGVAYR
- a CDS encoding GNAT family N-acetyltransferase produces the protein MTFTTDTTLTGQHAQLVPLRPAHHDDLVEAVRDGELWKLWYTSVPTPEGMAAEIERRLGLQKTGSMLPFAVLDASGKAVGMTTFMNIDAANRRVEIGSTWYRTAVQRSPLNTECKRLLLTHAFETLDCIAVEFRTHFFNHQSRRGIERLGAKLDGVLRSHQINRHPDAQGALRDTCVYSIVATEWPTVKAHLDYQLTRPRT
- a CDS encoding inorganic phosphate transporter encodes the protein MISMLGSLEPWLLISLLVALLFVLAFEFINGFHDTANAVATVIYTRAMPPSVAVFSSGVFNFLGVLLGGVGVAYAIVHLLPVELLIDVDSGRGLAMVFSLLTAAIAWNLGTWFLGIPASSSHTLIGSILGVGMANALITDIELSQGVNWQKAIDIAISLVLSPLAGFLVAGLILVVLKWWKPRSTMHKTPEKRMEDVGKKHPPFWSRMVLVLSALGVSFVHGSNDGQKGIGLIMLVLIGIVPSYFVLDLSSSKYEIDRTRDAAVYLSDFYQRNNATLSTYLALGKANGSELPAKFRCDPHQTEITIAALQRGLVGVTSYTTLAPRTRVDIRRYILCLDDTARKVSRLAYLPAEEKRDLARLRKDLTASTEYAPFWVVIAVALALGIGTMIGWKRVVKTVGEKIGKQGMTYSQGMSAQVTAAMAIGMANVFSLPVSTTHVLSSGVAGTMVANRSGLQSKTISSILIAWVLTLPVSMALAAGLYWMAHRVFIA
- a CDS encoding ABC transporter substrate-binding protein; the encoded protein is MPSPRLFLLALALPVMASAQTAPLVVANFGGANGKAQEVAFLKPFARESNSAAQGVEYDGDLGAVRKMVQARKPTWDVVEVESSELTVGCKEGLFEPFDKAQVKNASMLMPGSVQACGVGAFVWSTVLAYNSATLKTAPTGWVDFWDVKRFPGKRGMRKGARYNLEFALMADGVHRRDVYATLGTEAGLQRALNKLQQLKPHIVWWESGSQPPKALASGEWVMSTAYNGRISAAVADGADGLTIAWNDAIYDLDYWAIVKGSPRADRARAFVNFATSDPAQLAFSREITYGPTNYNAILAYDTGRKRVLDDKHLIDLSMAPSDLPSAPGNLRRSLAFSPSYWVSNGAQIEKKLAELLK
- a CDS encoding isocitrate lyase/PEP mutase family protein; protein product: MNTAEKATAFRNLHGNSGCFLMPNAWDAGSARILSAQGFSALGTTSAGIAFSRGLPDGAEALGRAEMMDAVHRIASSVSVPVSADLEAGFGTGPDEVAQTVAMAIQAGAVGGNIEDASPDSPTGLYDLALAVDRIRAARAASPWFTLTARTDTCLTGGAQALPQAIERCQAFVEAGADCVFVPGLTTAADIERLVHEVAAPVNAVMGLASSSLTVADLRGLGVRRISVGGSLARASLGLVRRAARTMLEHGRFDYAEQQIPDAELCGFFALDDATARRQGPY